The Acidicapsa acidisoli genome contains a region encoding:
- a CDS encoding M24 family metallopeptidase gives MNYSKRIGLLRRRMSGAGLQGLLVTHLPDVRYLCGFTGSSAALAVTRRAVRLFTDGRYIVQAAEEVQVAKVEIVPSAPAVAAVEWLAAQVALGDGAAQGATVGFDSAHTSVAELERFKTALPAKLRRKLLMPGKSLIEPLRWLKDEDELGIMAEAARLGDSLFEHLLGFIRPGLTEAAVAAELEYQARLRGAEGMSFESIVAAGERSALPHGRASQARLPRRGLLTLDFGVILKGYCSDMTRTVCLGKPTAREREVYEAVLAAQEAAVAAVSAGVECGEVDEAARGVLRVADMAEAFSHSTGHGVGLEIHEGPRIGAGQKDKLAPGMVITIEPGAYFAGEFGVRIEDMVAVTRTGGNVLTKSPKALIEL, from the coding sequence ATGAATTATTCGAAACGCATCGGGTTGTTGCGGCGGCGGATGAGTGGGGCGGGGTTGCAGGGGCTGCTGGTAACGCATCTGCCGGATGTTCGCTATTTGTGTGGATTTACGGGGTCGAGTGCGGCGCTGGCGGTAACTCGCCGGGCGGTTCGATTGTTTACCGATGGACGCTACATCGTGCAGGCTGCCGAGGAAGTGCAGGTTGCGAAGGTGGAGATTGTGCCTTCGGCTCCGGCTGTGGCGGCGGTCGAGTGGCTGGCGGCGCAGGTTGCGTTGGGGGATGGTGCGGCTCAGGGCGCGACGGTCGGGTTTGATTCGGCTCATACTTCGGTGGCGGAATTAGAGCGGTTCAAGACGGCGCTGCCTGCGAAGCTGCGGCGGAAGCTGTTGATGCCGGGGAAGTCGCTCATCGAACCGCTGCGCTGGCTGAAGGATGAGGACGAGTTGGGCATCATGGCTGAGGCGGCGAGGCTGGGCGACAGCTTGTTCGAGCATCTGCTTGGTTTCATTCGGCCGGGGTTGACGGAAGCGGCGGTTGCGGCAGAGCTTGAGTATCAGGCGCGGTTGCGCGGGGCTGAGGGGATGTCCTTTGAGAGCATTGTGGCCGCGGGTGAGCGGTCCGCGCTGCCGCATGGCCGCGCGAGCCAGGCTCGGCTGCCCCGGCGAGGGTTACTCACCCTGGATTTCGGTGTTATCCTCAAGGGTTACTGCTCGGATATGACGCGTACCGTCTGCCTGGGCAAGCCGACCGCTCGTGAGCGCGAGGTGTACGAAGCGGTGCTTGCGGCGCAGGAAGCTGCCGTGGCTGCTGTGTCTGCGGGAGTGGAATGCGGCGAGGTGGATGAGGCTGCGCGAGGGGTCTTGCGTGTGGCCGACATGGCCGAGGCGTTCAGCCATTCGACCGGGCACGGCGTTGGGCTGGAGATTCATGAGGGCCCGCGGATTGGCGCGGGGCAGAAAGACAAGCTGGCGCCGGGCATGGTGATTACGATTGAGCCCGGGGCCTATTTTGCAGGAGAGTTTGGCGTTCGCATTGAAGACATGGTGGCGGTGACGAGGACGGGTGGGAATGTGCTCACGAAGTCCCCGAAGGCGCTGATTGAGCTTTAA
- a CDS encoding DUF1800 domain-containing protein yields the protein MQRASNQSASMIRSVTAALLCALLPGQFGQFACAQIGTQVGSALGARLGTQTGKKPAPVATIESSPDAAKPTTDPRILHLLSRFTFGPTTEEIAYIHALDGKHDGKHDVDQWFEQQLHPDRIPISTGDRFLADRLSEFPALLLPVDELLARFPSGAMIRQSANGKLPIPDDPYLYAIYRRHIGMFEEKQAQKEQSKATPESPKPAPAKQELAGKMNITAPPAVETNPAATTEPAKPTPTKPETASAARPAYADLLVKNVLALPPAKRVQRILYMQPAEYEQFHSALKGPQKSQLIADLNPVERELLSDFDNPTRTIVEELQAQRLLRDIYSSHQLEEVMTTFWLNHFNVYLHKNEETPYYLVNYERDVIAPRALGNFEDLLVAVAKSPAMLLYLDNSSSTGPDSVVSEKQKERAALGKATKATPPGLNENYARELMELHTLGVNGGYTQADVTEVAKVFTGWTVDRPQLGGGFKFDETRHEPGKKLVLGHVIKESGQKEGLHLLHLLATNPATAHFISQKLAVAFVSDNPPPALVNRMAQTFLAKNGEIAAVLRTMVHSPEFWTPEAYQAKVKTPLEYVVSAARASGANITNAQPLVNALNQMGMPLYACVPPTGYSDKADTWVSTGELVTRMNFALSLATNHFGGVRPQWAPASLLTGSPTEAEQNLEAQLIPAGVSEKTRAAVLNQNQSAASAQVFPQPVTDQSLSGKPPTPAGLANAIQQQNGQIAGLLLGSPEFQRR from the coding sequence GTGCAAAGGGCCTCAAACCAGTCCGCCTCAATGATTCGCTCCGTCACGGCAGCTCTCCTTTGCGCATTACTCCCCGGCCAATTCGGACAATTTGCCTGTGCTCAAATCGGCACTCAAGTTGGCTCGGCCCTCGGGGCACGTCTGGGAACACAAACCGGCAAGAAGCCCGCTCCCGTCGCAACAATCGAGTCCTCGCCCGATGCGGCAAAGCCCACCACCGATCCACGCATCCTGCACCTTCTCAGCCGCTTCACCTTCGGCCCCACAACAGAAGAGATCGCCTACATCCATGCCCTTGACGGCAAGCACGACGGGAAACATGATGTGGATCAATGGTTTGAACAGCAACTCCACCCCGACCGCATCCCCATCTCCACCGGTGACCGCTTTCTCGCTGACCGTCTCTCCGAATTCCCCGCGCTGCTACTGCCCGTCGACGAACTCCTCGCCCGTTTTCCCAGCGGCGCCATGATCCGCCAGTCCGCCAACGGCAAACTGCCCATCCCCGACGACCCCTATCTTTACGCCATTTATCGCCGCCACATCGGCATGTTCGAAGAAAAACAAGCCCAAAAGGAACAATCCAAAGCCACGCCGGAATCCCCAAAACCCGCCCCGGCGAAGCAGGAACTGGCAGGCAAAATGAACATAACGGCCCCGCCAGCGGTCGAAACCAATCCCGCCGCAACCACCGAGCCAGCCAAGCCCACCCCAACCAAGCCTGAAACGGCCAGTGCAGCACGTCCCGCCTACGCCGACCTGCTGGTGAAGAACGTTCTCGCCCTGCCTCCGGCAAAACGAGTACAGCGCATTCTCTACATGCAGCCCGCCGAATACGAACAGTTCCACTCCGCCCTCAAAGGCCCGCAAAAATCCCAGCTAATCGCAGACCTGAATCCCGTAGAGCGCGAACTACTCTCCGACTTCGATAACCCGACCCGCACCATCGTCGAAGAACTCCAGGCCCAGCGCCTGTTACGCGATATCTACAGCTCTCACCAGTTAGAAGAAGTAATGACCACCTTCTGGCTCAACCACTTCAACGTCTATCTCCATAAGAACGAAGAAACGCCCTACTATCTCGTAAATTACGAACGCGATGTTATCGCTCCGCGCGCCCTCGGTAACTTCGAAGACCTGCTCGTCGCCGTCGCCAAGAGCCCGGCCATGCTTCTCTATCTCGATAACTCCAGCAGCACCGGCCCCGACTCGGTCGTCTCCGAAAAGCAAAAGGAACGCGCCGCGCTCGGCAAAGCAACCAAAGCCACCCCTCCGGGCTTAAACGAAAACTACGCCCGCGAACTGATGGAGCTGCACACCCTCGGCGTCAACGGCGGCTACACTCAAGCCGATGTAACCGAAGTGGCCAAAGTCTTCACCGGCTGGACCGTCGACCGCCCGCAACTCGGCGGCGGCTTCAAATTCGACGAAACCCGCCACGAACCGGGCAAGAAGCTCGTCCTCGGCCATGTCATCAAAGAGAGCGGCCAAAAGGAAGGCCTGCACCTGCTGCACCTCCTCGCCACGAACCCTGCAACCGCGCACTTCATTTCGCAGAAGCTGGCCGTCGCCTTCGTCAGCGACAACCCGCCGCCCGCGCTCGTCAACCGCATGGCCCAGACCTTCCTCGCCAAGAATGGCGAAATTGCAGCAGTCCTCCGCACCATGGTTCACTCGCCGGAGTTCTGGACTCCTGAGGCCTATCAGGCCAAGGTCAAAACGCCTCTCGAATACGTCGTCTCAGCCGCCCGCGCCAGCGGCGCCAACATCACCAATGCCCAGCCCCTCGTGAATGCGCTCAACCAGATGGGAATGCCTCTGTACGCCTGCGTCCCACCCACTGGCTATTCAGACAAAGCCGACACCTGGGTCTCGACCGGCGAACTGGTCACCCGCATGAACTTCGCGCTCTCGCTCGCCACCAACCACTTCGGCGGCGTCCGGCCACAATGGGCCCCAGCCTCACTGTTGACGGGGTCTCCAACCGAAGCTGAGCAAAACCTGGAAGCCCAACTCATCCCAGCAGGAGTCAGCGAAAAAACCCGCGCCGCAGTCCTTAATC
- the accB gene encoding acetyl-CoA carboxylase biotin carboxyl carrier protein, whose amino-acid sequence MKPDGLEELKELIAFLKENEIAEFDLDRGDFKVRLKFASAVVPPAAPASGLDLVSLARLMGLSQPGAAAPAMAVAPLAVDPASAPSAGAAPSAPAVEAESLHIIKSPIVGTFYESPSPGSSAFVSNGDRIEKGQVVCIVEAMKLMNEIEADASGEIVKRLVTNGQPVEYGQPLFAIRVS is encoded by the coding sequence ATGAAACCAGACGGTTTGGAAGAGTTAAAAGAACTGATTGCTTTTTTGAAAGAGAACGAGATCGCCGAATTTGATCTGGATCGGGGCGATTTCAAGGTGAGATTGAAGTTTGCTTCGGCGGTTGTGCCGCCTGCGGCTCCTGCATCGGGTCTGGATCTGGTTTCTTTGGCGAGGCTAATGGGATTGTCCCAGCCGGGCGCGGCAGCGCCGGCGATGGCCGTAGCGCCGCTGGCTGTTGATCCCGCGTCTGCTCCGTCTGCTGGTGCTGCGCCTTCAGCGCCTGCGGTAGAGGCCGAGAGCCTGCACATTATCAAATCGCCGATCGTCGGCACGTTCTACGAATCGCCTTCACCCGGCTCGTCGGCCTTCGTTTCCAACGGCGACCGCATTGAAAAAGGCCAAGTCGTCTGCATCGTGGAAGCGATGAAGCTGATGAACGAGATTGAAGCCGACGCCAGCGGCGAAATCGTCAAGCGCCTTGTCACCAACGGCCAGCCCGTCGAGTACGGCCAACCTCTCTTTGCCATTCGAGTATCGTAA
- a CDS encoding helix-turn-helix domain-containing protein yields MRNAVKSNLLVPEIREVMDIRQASDYLGISPDTLYKYASEAFVPAFKLGNRWRFKRSRLDEWMDRQSDMATAVPEPAVGAKQKKPVKAAY; encoded by the coding sequence ATGCGCAATGCTGTCAAGTCCAACCTGCTGGTTCCGGAGATTCGCGAGGTCATGGACATTCGCCAGGCTTCGGATTACCTGGGAATTTCGCCGGATACGCTGTATAAGTATGCCTCGGAGGCCTTTGTGCCCGCTTTCAAGCTGGGAAACCGGTGGCGATTTAAGCGTTCGCGGCTGGATGAGTGGATGGATCGCCAGTCGGATATGGCTACAGCTGTGCCGGAGCCGGCGGTGGGGGCGAAGCAGAAGAAGCCGGTTAAGGCGGCGTATTAA
- the accC gene encoding acetyl-CoA carboxylase biotin carboxylase subunit, whose protein sequence is MLRKVLIANRGEIALRVISACKELGIRTVAVYSEADRNSLHVRFADEAICIGPPRPGDSYLNVPAVISAAEIANVDAIHPGYGLLSENANFAEVCRVSNIKFIGPPPEVTRLMGEKEKARQAMKKAKVPILPGSDGVVADAEDALKWAAEVGYPVILKAKAGGGGRGMRIVRSAEELPNLYHAASTEAANAFGNGELYMEKFIERPRHIEFQILADEHGNVEVLFERECSIQRRHQKLIEEAPSLKVTPKIREHLSSTLKRCLTEIGYQNAGTIEFLMDEDGSIYFIEMNTRIQVEHPVTEAITGIDLVKAQLRIASGERLDEILPKKVEIRGHAIECRINAEHPRKFTPSAGKITVFNLPGGNGVRVDTAQYAEGVVPPYYDSLIAKLIVHGKDREEAIARMERALGMFVVEGIETSIPLHQEIFADPDFRAGDFDTKFMERFLAKRS, encoded by the coding sequence ATGTTGAGGAAAGTTCTGATTGCCAATCGCGGCGAAATTGCGCTGCGCGTCATTAGTGCCTGCAAGGAACTGGGCATTCGCACGGTTGCCGTGTACAGCGAGGCGGATCGCAATTCGCTGCATGTGCGGTTTGCAGATGAAGCCATCTGCATCGGGCCACCACGACCGGGAGACAGCTATCTCAATGTGCCGGCAGTGATTTCGGCGGCTGAGATCGCCAACGTGGACGCGATTCATCCCGGCTATGGACTGCTGAGCGAGAATGCGAATTTCGCCGAGGTGTGCCGGGTGTCGAACATCAAGTTCATCGGACCTCCGCCGGAAGTGACTCGCTTGATGGGCGAGAAGGAAAAGGCGCGGCAGGCGATGAAGAAGGCCAAGGTGCCGATTCTGCCGGGTTCGGATGGGGTGGTTGCCGATGCCGAGGATGCGCTGAAGTGGGCTGCAGAAGTCGGCTATCCGGTGATTCTGAAAGCCAAGGCTGGCGGCGGCGGACGCGGCATGCGGATCGTTCGAAGCGCCGAGGAGTTGCCGAATCTTTATCACGCTGCATCGACTGAGGCTGCGAACGCTTTCGGCAACGGCGAGCTGTACATGGAGAAGTTCATCGAACGGCCGCGGCATATCGAGTTTCAGATACTGGCCGATGAGCACGGCAATGTCGAAGTGCTTTTTGAGCGCGAGTGCTCGATTCAGCGGCGGCATCAGAAGCTGATCGAGGAAGCGCCATCGCTGAAGGTAACGCCGAAGATCCGCGAGCACCTGAGCAGCACGCTGAAGCGTTGCCTGACTGAAATTGGCTACCAGAATGCCGGGACGATCGAGTTCCTGATGGATGAGGACGGGTCGATCTATTTTATCGAGATGAACACGCGCATCCAGGTGGAGCATCCGGTAACGGAGGCGATTACGGGCATCGATCTGGTGAAGGCGCAGTTGCGCATTGCTTCCGGCGAACGGCTGGATGAGATTCTGCCGAAGAAGGTCGAGATTCGGGGCCATGCCATTGAGTGCCGCATCAACGCGGAGCATCCACGCAAGTTCACTCCTTCGGCGGGGAAGATTACGGTCTTCAATCTGCCGGGCGGGAATGGAGTGCGTGTGGATACGGCGCAGTACGCGGAGGGGGTTGTGCCACCGTATTACGACTCGCTGATCGCCAAACTGATTGTGCATGGCAAGGACCGCGAAGAGGCGATTGCGCGCATGGAACGGGCGCTGGGGATGTTTGTGGTGGAGGGGATCGAGACTTCGATTCCGCTGCACCAGGAGATCTTTGCCGATCCGGACTTTCGCGCGGGGGATTTTGATACGAAGTTCATGGAGCGATTCCTGGCGAAGCGTTCCTGA